In one Salvelinus sp. IW2-2015 linkage group LG26, ASM291031v2, whole genome shotgun sequence genomic region, the following are encoded:
- the LOC111952262 gene encoding C-Jun-amino-terminal kinase-interacting protein 2-like isoform X2: MIDDEDEEDEEEVDPDAPPSPSASLPPSPTLGTLKSRPTTLNLTTTLSLSQDSLNNNSSLSPKKGSWQHSLRKPTSQGRLSPAHSCLEDASHLTGQCPSQTAPQAPASQSKGSFGQHKSHLGSDEVINSSADHEVDHDLNNADHNHKSSRSCMSTQRRPTDTYTVNTKSGLDRELENDPDGTSRCLSSTAPIGGNDGADTPLSGEELEKDFDVEFMCKETYDMACKENQSSVYVEFPSIEPCELASFSSYMPSSRSDVLDQSRSTDQSELPATANEGANDSTSPSSDPGIADMNAKRCYATSDQEHDLSSPGSESDIEGELEAAFACGGPLVSNMISSISETELDMTSDDSSSGRSSHLTNSIEEASSPTSDQELGPDNELEQDSSIVGMKVSLLLGHPDPIKVGSPLPSPLPSPSLATPPPADSPILPPEPYDDGQALMGLQSVDDYDEFPYEHQPDPDEALPPPPRCEDRISKQMVLQIEPDHSLESFKRSFYLPVGPRLIPTHADDYDGNSEGESESESEDELSENSDSPWLLNNLVNKMILEGSYPISCPEDCFKRSVSVSDTISPSSDIEPDTFTDAAGEKILKSGTKESKDKKGKGLRKEWKEREKMEKSAELPKWNTGKANDRFGPCLYKSNPTADTIRPVIVERYGNRVSTDNNHTHAEKEITSPKSGKNTKRKDEKEDDDDTVEPDNDLMMLEDRKELDPPSLSESVAIDKDEGRETEAKPTGRSTASLERITTVKHSMTLDIPTAQTNRCFSLTYSTDNDEEEGDSSPFLSCLRKQSAYGGSHQYLDSSPPIDESVRDLTLLEQEGTLCERDPLRSQPDDDGLAYDSMKYTLVVDENTTLELVSLRRCTSVLSDDSELSTLCDDDPLGMGEVGYFRGNGGVRPELLSSSEDSSPEADMHFSKKFLNVFVNSTSRSSSTESFGLFSCTINGEERDQTHRAVYRFIPRHVDELELDVDDPLYVEEEEDDYWYRGYNMRTGEMGIFPAFYAHEVIGQFKEIMGVKRNPAWMDSFSVQFLGSVEVPYHQGNGILCAAMQKIAIARKRTVHVRPPSLCELEISLQGVKLVMSLEDEYDTLDEFDRCSHFFQMKNISFCGCHPKNNCYFGFITKHPMLNRFACHVFVSQESMRRVAESVGRAFQEYYQEHLEYACPTEDIYLE, encoded by the exons ATGATCGATgacgaggatgaggaggatgaagaggaggtggaCCCTGACGCTCCACCCTCCCCCtccgcttcccttcctccttcccctacCCTGGGCACGCTGAAGAGCCGGCCCACCACCCTTAAcctcaccaccactctctctctctctcaggactcATTGAACAACAACAGCAGTCTTTCTCCAAAGAAGGGCAGCTGGCAGCACTCTCTACGCAAGCCCACCTCACAAG GCCGTCTGTCTCCAGCCCACTCTTGTCTGGAAGATGCGAGCCACTTGACAGGCCAGTGCCCTTCCCAAACAGCCCCCCAGGCCCCAGCGTCCCAGAGCAAAG gcTCCTTCGGTCAACACAAGTCTCACCTGGGCTCTGACGAGGTCATTAACTCCTCAGCCGACCACGAGGTCGACCACGACCTCAACAacgctgaccacaaccacaaaagtTCACGGTCCTGCATGTCCACCCAGCGACGTCCCACCGACACCTACACGGTCAATACTAAGTCAGGCCTGGACCGGGAACTGGAAAACGACCCAGACGGGACCAGCCGATGCCTGTCCTCCACTGCTCCCATTGGGGGAAATGACGGAGCTGACACCCCTCTGTCAGGTGAGGAGCTGGAGAAAGATTTTGACGTAGAGTTCATGTGTAAGGAGACCTATGACATGGCATGTAAGGAGAACCAGAGCTCAGTCTACGTTGAATTCCCCTCCATCGAGCCCTGTGAGCTGGCTTCTTTCTCCAGCTATATGCCATCAAGCCGCTCCGATGTTCTCGACCAATCCAGAAGCACTGACCAGAGCGAGCTTCCAGCTACAGCCAATGAGGGGGCCAATGACTCCACCTCTCCGTCCTCGGACCCTGGCATCGCTGACATGAACGCCAAGCGGTGCTACGCTACCTCAGACCAAGAGCATGACCTGAGCTCTCCCGGGTCAGAATCAGACATTGAgggggagctggaggcagcgTTTGCCTGCGGAGGACCCCTGGTCTCCAATATGATCTCCTCCATCTCAGAGACAGAGCTGGATATGACCAGTGATGACAGTAGTAGTGGACGCTCCTCCCACCTCACCAACTCCATCGAGGAGGCCAGCTCACCCACCTCCGATCAGGAACTGGGCCCTGACAACGAGTTAGAACAGGACAGCAGCATTGTGGGAATGAAGGTATCGCTCCTCCTTGGCCACCCAGACCCCATCAAAGTGGGCTCACCCTTACCTTCACCACTACCCTCTCCCAGCCTAGCCACCCCCCCCCCTGCTGACTCCCCCATCCTGCCCCCAGAGCCATATGATGACGGCCAGGCTCTGATGGGCCTACAGAGTGTAGATGATTATGATGAATTTCCCTATGAGCACCAGCCTGACCCAGATGAGGCCCTGCCCCCACCCCCGCGCTGTGAGGACAGAATCTCCAAACAGATGGTACTCCAGATAGAACCCGACCACAGCCTGGAGAGCTTCAAACGCTCCTTCTACCTGCCAGTGGGACCCAGACTTATACCCACTCACGCTGACGACTACGACGGTAACAGTGAGGGAGAGTCCGAGTCGGAGAGCGAGGACGAGCTGAGCGAGAATTCAGACTCACCCTGGTTGCTTAACAACCTGGTGAACAAGATGATCTTGGAGGGGTCTTATCCAATTAGCTGTCCCGAGGACTGTTTCAAGAGGTCAGTGTCCGTCTCGGACACCATCTCACCCTCCTCAGACATCGAGCCAGACACGTTCACCGACGCTGCGGGtgaaaaaattctgaaatctgggACGAAGGAATCGAAGGATAAAAAAGGGAAGGGTCTGAGGAaggagtggaaggagagagagaagatggagaagagtGCAGAGCTGCCCAAATGGAATACAGGGAAAGCCAACGATCGATTTGGCCCCTGTCTGTACAAGAGCAATCCCACAGCTGACACCATCAGACCGGTGATCGTGGAGCGTTATGGCAACAGGGTATCCACAGACAACAATCACACTCACGCTGAGAAAGAAATCACCAGCCCTAAATCAGGCAAAAACACCAAGAGGAAGGATGAaaaagaggatgatgatgatactGTGGAGCCCGATAACGACCTGATGATGCTGGAGGACAGGAAGGAGCTGGACCCTCCCAGTCTGAGTGAGAGCGTGGCGATTGACAAGGACGAGGGCCGCGAGACAGAGGCCAAGCCCACCGGACGTTCTACGGCCTCCCTGGAACGCATCACCACGGTCAAACACAGCATGACCCTGGACATCCCCACAGCCCAGACCAACCGATGCTTCAGCCTCACCTACTCCACTGACAACGATGAGGAAGAGGGAGACTCCTCCCCGTTCCTGAGCTGCCTGAGGAAGCAGTCAGCCTACGGTGGCAGCCACCAGTACCTGGATAGCTCTCCGCCCATCGACGAGAGCGTTCGAGACCTCACCCTGTTGGAGCAGGAAGGCACCCTGTGTGAGAGAGACCCTCTGCGGTCCCAGCCGGATGACGACGGTCTGGCATACGACTCTATGAAGTACACTCTGGTGGTGGATGAGAACACTACACTGGAGCTGGTCAGCCTCAGGAG ATGTACCTCTGTGCTGAGTGATGACAGTGAGCTGTCTACACTGTGTGATGATGACCCTCTGGGGATGGGGGAGGTGGGGTACTTCCGGGGGAACGGAGGGGTGCGGCCAGAACTCCTCAGCTCGTCAGAAGACTCCTCACCTGAGGCTGACATGCACTTCTCCAAGAAGTTCCTCAACGTGTTTGTCAACAGCACCTCACGATCCTCTA GTACAGAGTCATTTGGGCTGTTCTCCTGTACCATCaacggagaggagagggaccAGACACACAGGGCTGTATACAG GTTTATCCCTAGACATGTTGATGAGTTGGAGCTGGATGTGGACGACCCTCTGTAtgtcgaggaggaggaggatgactaCTGGTACAGAGGCTACAACATGCGGACGGGAGAGATGGGGATATTCCCTGCCTTCTATGCCCATGAGGTCATAGGGCAGTTCAAGGAGATAATGG GAGTGAAGAGGAACCCAGCCTGGATGGACAGTTTCAGCGTTCAGTTCCTGGGTTCTGTGGAGGTGCCTTATCACCAAGGCAATGGTATCCTCTGTGCCGCCATGCAGAAG ATTGCGATAGCGCGGAAGCGGACGGTCCATGTGAGACCCCCCTCTCTGTGTGAGCTGGAGATTAGTTTACAAGGGGTTAAACTGGTGATGAGCCTGGAGGACGAATATGACACTTTGGATgag tttgACAGATGTAGTCACTTCTTCCAGATGAAGAACATCTCTTTCTGTGGATGCCATCCCAAAAACAATTG CTACTTTGGCTTCATTACTAAACACCCCATGCTGAACAGGTTCGCCTGCCACGTCTTTGTCTCCCAGGAGTCAATGCGGCGTGTGGCCGAGAGTGTTGG ACGGGCTTTCCAGGAGTATTACCAGGAGCACCTGGAGTACGCCTGCCCCACCGAAGACATCTACCTGGAGTAG
- the LOC111952262 gene encoding C-Jun-amino-terminal kinase-interacting protein 2-like isoform X3, whose protein sequence is MADRDEMFSLSTFHSLSPPGCRPAHDISLEEFDDDDLSEITDDCGIGLNYDSDPYEKDCLILEKSDIHHQVCSFQDDFQEFEMIDDEDEEDEEEVDPDAPPSPSASLPPSPTLGTLKSRPTTLNLTTTLSLSQDSLNNNSSLSPKKGSWQHSLRKPTSQGRLSPAHSCLEDASHLTGQCPSQTAPQAPASQSKGSFGQHKSHLGSDEVINSSADHEVDHDLNNADHNHKSSRSCMSTQRRPTDTYTVNTKSGLDRELENDPDGTSRCLSSTAPIGGNDGADTPLSGEELEKDFDVEFMCKETYDMACKENQSSVYVEFPSIEPCELASFSSYMPSSRSDVLDQSRSTDQSELPATANEGANDSTSPSSDPGIADMNAKRCYATSDQEHDLSSPGSESDIEGELEAAFACGGPLVSNMISSISETELDMTSDDSSSGRSSHLTNSIEEASSPTSDQELGPDNELEQDSSIVGMKVSLLLGHPDPIKVGSPLPSPLPSPSLATPPPADSPILPPEPYDDGQALMGLQSVDDYDEFPYEHQPDPDEALPPPPRCEDRISKQMVLQIEPDHSLESFKRSFYLPVGPRLIPTHADDYDGNSEGESESESEDELSENSDSPWLLNNLVNKMILEGSYPISCPEDCFKRSVSVSDTISPSSDIEPDTFTDAAGEKILKSGTKESKDKKGKGLRKEWKEREKMEKSAELPKWNTGKANDRFGPCLYKSNPTADTIRPVIVERYGNRVSTDNNHTHAEKEITSPKSGKNTKRKDEKEDDDDTVEPDNDLMMLEDRKELDPPSLSESVAIDKDEGRETEAKPTGRSTASLERITTVKHSMTLDIPTAQTNRCFSLTYSTDNDEEEGDSSPFLSCLRKQSAYGGSHQYLDSSPPIDESVRDLTLLEQEGTLCERDPLRSQPDDDGLAYDSMKYTLVVDENTTLELVSLRRCTSVLSDDSELSTLCDDDPLGMGEVGYFRGNGGVRPELLSSSEDSSPEADMHFSKKFLNVFVNSTSRSSSTESFGLFSCTINGEERDQTHRAVYRFIPRHVDELELDVDDPLYVEEEEDDYWYRGYNMRTGERGIFPAFYAHEVIGQSKEIMGMKKNPAWMDSFSVQFLGSVEVPYHQGNGILCAAMQKIAIARKRTVHLRPPSLCELEISLQGVKLVMSLEDEYDTMDEFDRCSHFFQMKNISFCGCHPKNNCYFGFITKHPMLNRFACHVFVSQESMRRVAESVGRAFQEYYQEHLEYACPTEDIYLE, encoded by the exons gactGTCTGATTCTGGAGAAGAGCGATATTCACCACCAGGTCTGCTCCTTCCAGGATGACTTCCAGGAGTTTGAGATGATCGATgacgaggatgaggaggatgaagaggaggtggaCCCTGACGCTCCACCCTCCCCCtccgcttcccttcctccttcccctacCCTGGGCACGCTGAAGAGCCGGCCCACCACCCTTAAcctcaccaccactctctctctctctcaggactcATTGAACAACAACAGCAGTCTTTCTCCAAAGAAGGGCAGCTGGCAGCACTCTCTACGCAAGCCCACCTCACAAG GCCGTCTGTCTCCAGCCCACTCTTGTCTGGAAGATGCGAGCCACTTGACAGGCCAGTGCCCTTCCCAAACAGCCCCCCAGGCCCCAGCGTCCCAGAGCAAAG gcTCCTTCGGTCAACACAAGTCTCACCTGGGCTCTGACGAGGTCATTAACTCCTCAGCCGACCACGAGGTCGACCACGACCTCAACAacgctgaccacaaccacaaaagtTCACGGTCCTGCATGTCCACCCAGCGACGTCCCACCGACACCTACACGGTCAATACTAAGTCAGGCCTGGACCGGGAACTGGAAAACGACCCAGACGGGACCAGCCGATGCCTGTCCTCCACTGCTCCCATTGGGGGAAATGACGGAGCTGACACCCCTCTGTCAGGTGAGGAGCTGGAGAAAGATTTTGACGTAGAGTTCATGTGTAAGGAGACCTATGACATGGCATGTAAGGAGAACCAGAGCTCAGTCTACGTTGAATTCCCCTCCATCGAGCCCTGTGAGCTGGCTTCTTTCTCCAGCTATATGCCATCAAGCCGCTCCGATGTTCTCGACCAATCCAGAAGCACTGACCAGAGCGAGCTTCCAGCTACAGCCAATGAGGGGGCCAATGACTCCACCTCTCCGTCCTCGGACCCTGGCATCGCTGACATGAACGCCAAGCGGTGCTACGCTACCTCAGACCAAGAGCATGACCTGAGCTCTCCCGGGTCAGAATCAGACATTGAgggggagctggaggcagcgTTTGCCTGCGGAGGACCCCTGGTCTCCAATATGATCTCCTCCATCTCAGAGACAGAGCTGGATATGACCAGTGATGACAGTAGTAGTGGACGCTCCTCCCACCTCACCAACTCCATCGAGGAGGCCAGCTCACCCACCTCCGATCAGGAACTGGGCCCTGACAACGAGTTAGAACAGGACAGCAGCATTGTGGGAATGAAGGTATCGCTCCTCCTTGGCCACCCAGACCCCATCAAAGTGGGCTCACCCTTACCTTCACCACTACCCTCTCCCAGCCTAGCCACCCCCCCCCCTGCTGACTCCCCCATCCTGCCCCCAGAGCCATATGATGACGGCCAGGCTCTGATGGGCCTACAGAGTGTAGATGATTATGATGAATTTCCCTATGAGCACCAGCCTGACCCAGATGAGGCCCTGCCCCCACCCCCGCGCTGTGAGGACAGAATCTCCAAACAGATGGTACTCCAGATAGAACCCGACCACAGCCTGGAGAGCTTCAAACGCTCCTTCTACCTGCCAGTGGGACCCAGACTTATACCCACTCACGCTGACGACTACGACGGTAACAGTGAGGGAGAGTCCGAGTCGGAGAGCGAGGACGAGCTGAGCGAGAATTCAGACTCACCCTGGTTGCTTAACAACCTGGTGAACAAGATGATCTTGGAGGGGTCTTATCCAATTAGCTGTCCCGAGGACTGTTTCAAGAGGTCAGTGTCCGTCTCGGACACCATCTCACCCTCCTCAGACATCGAGCCAGACACGTTCACCGACGCTGCGGGtgaaaaaattctgaaatctgggACGAAGGAATCGAAGGATAAAAAAGGGAAGGGTCTGAGGAaggagtggaaggagagagagaagatggagaagagtGCAGAGCTGCCCAAATGGAATACAGGGAAAGCCAACGATCGATTTGGCCCCTGTCTGTACAAGAGCAATCCCACAGCTGACACCATCAGACCGGTGATCGTGGAGCGTTATGGCAACAGGGTATCCACAGACAACAATCACACTCACGCTGAGAAAGAAATCACCAGCCCTAAATCAGGCAAAAACACCAAGAGGAAGGATGAaaaagaggatgatgatgatactGTGGAGCCCGATAACGACCTGATGATGCTGGAGGACAGGAAGGAGCTGGACCCTCCCAGTCTGAGTGAGAGCGTGGCGATTGACAAGGACGAGGGCCGCGAGACAGAGGCCAAGCCCACCGGACGTTCTACGGCCTCCCTGGAACGCATCACCACGGTCAAACACAGCATGACCCTGGACATCCCCACAGCCCAGACCAACCGATGCTTCAGCCTCACCTACTCCACTGACAACGATGAGGAAGAGGGAGACTCCTCCCCGTTCCTGAGCTGCCTGAGGAAGCAGTCAGCCTACGGTGGCAGCCACCAGTACCTGGATAGCTCTCCGCCCATCGACGAGAGCGTTCGAGACCTCACCCTGTTGGAGCAGGAAGGCACCCTGTGTGAGAGAGACCCTCTGCGGTCCCAGCCGGATGACGACGGTCTGGCATACGACTCTATGAAGTACACTCTGGTGGTGGATGAGAACACTACACTGGAGCTGGTCAGCCTCAGGAG ATGTACCTCTGTGCTGAGTGATGACAGTGAGCTGTCTACACTGTGTGATGATGACCCTCTGGGGATGGGGGAGGTGGGGTACTTCCGGGGGAACGGAGGGGTGCGGCCAGAACTCCTCAGCTCGTCAGAAGACTCCTCACCTGAGGCTGACATGCACTTCTCCAAGAAGTTCCTCAACGTGTTTGTCAACAGCACCTCACGATCCTCTA GTACAGAGTCATTTGGGCTGTTCTCCTGTACCATCaacggagaggagagggaccAGACACACAGGGCTGTATACAG GTTTATCCCCAGACATGTGGATGAGTTGGAGCTGGATGTGGATGACCCTCTATATgtcgaggaagaggaggatgactactggtacagaggctacaacatgcggacgggagagagggggatattcCCAGCCTTCTACGCCCATGAGGTCATAGGGCAGTCCAAGGAGATAATGG GAATGAAGAAGAACCCAGCCTGGATGGAcagtttcagtgttcagttcctGGGTTCTGTGGAGGTGCCCTATCACCAAGGCAATGGCATCCTCTGTGCTGCCATGCAAAAG ATTGCGATAGCGAGGAAGCGGACGGTCCATTTGCGGCCCCCCTCTCTGTGTGAGCTGGAGATCAGTCTACAAGGGGTTAAACTGGTGATGAGCCTGGAGGATGAATACGACACTATGGATGAG tttgACAGATGTAGTCACTTCTTCCAGATGAAGAACATCTCTTTCTGTGGATGCCATCCCAAAAACAATTG CTACTTTGGCTTCATTACTAAACACCCCATGCTGAACAGGTTCGCCTGCCACGTCTTTGTCTCCCAGGAGTCAATGCGGCGTGTGGCCGAGAGTGTTGG ACGGGCTTTCCAGGAGTATTACCAGGAGCACCTGGAGTACGCCTGCCCCACCGAAGACATCTACCTGGAGTAG
- the LOC111952262 gene encoding C-Jun-amino-terminal kinase-interacting protein 2-like isoform X1, with protein sequence MADRDEMFSLSTFHSLSPPGCRPAHDISLEEFDDDDLSEITDDCGIGLNYDSDPYEKDCLILEKSDIHHQVCSFQDDFQEFEMIDDEDEEDEEEVDPDAPPSPSASLPPSPTLGTLKSRPTTLNLTTTLSLSQDSLNNNSSLSPKKGSWQHSLRKPTSQGRLSPAHSCLEDASHLTGQCPSQTAPQAPASQSKGSFGQHKSHLGSDEVINSSADHEVDHDLNNADHNHKSSRSCMSTQRRPTDTYTVNTKSGLDRELENDPDGTSRCLSSTAPIGGNDGADTPLSGEELEKDFDVEFMCKETYDMACKENQSSVYVEFPSIEPCELASFSSYMPSSRSDVLDQSRSTDQSELPATANEGANDSTSPSSDPGIADMNAKRCYATSDQEHDLSSPGSESDIEGELEAAFACGGPLVSNMISSISETELDMTSDDSSSGRSSHLTNSIEEASSPTSDQELGPDNELEQDSSIVGMKVSLLLGHPDPIKVGSPLPSPLPSPSLATPPPADSPILPPEPYDDGQALMGLQSVDDYDEFPYEHQPDPDEALPPPPRCEDRISKQMVLQIEPDHSLESFKRSFYLPVGPRLIPTHADDYDGNSEGESESESEDELSENSDSPWLLNNLVNKMILEGSYPISCPEDCFKRSVSVSDTISPSSDIEPDTFTDAAGEKILKSGTKESKDKKGKGLRKEWKEREKMEKSAELPKWNTGKANDRFGPCLYKSNPTADTIRPVIVERYGNRVSTDNNHTHAEKEITSPKSGKNTKRKDEKEDDDDTVEPDNDLMMLEDRKELDPPSLSESVAIDKDEGRETEAKPTGRSTASLERITTVKHSMTLDIPTAQTNRCFSLTYSTDNDEEEGDSSPFLSCLRKQSAYGGSHQYLDSSPPIDESVRDLTLLEQEGTLCERDPLRSQPDDDGLAYDSMKYTLVVDENTTLELVSLRRCTSVLSDDSELSTLCDDDPLGMGEVGYFRGNGGVRPELLSSSEDSSPEADMHFSKKFLNVFVNSTSRSSSTESFGLFSCTINGEERDQTHRAVYRFIPRHVDELELDVDDPLYVEEEEDDYWYRGYNMRTGEMGIFPAFYAHEVIGQFKEIMGVKRNPAWMDSFSVQFLGSVEVPYHQGNGILCAAMQKIAIARKRTVHVRPPSLCELEISLQGVKLVMSLEDEYDTLDEFDRCSHFFQMKNISFCGCHPKNNCYFGFITKHPMLNRFACHVFVSQESMRRVAESVGRAFQEYYQEHLEYACPTEDIYLE encoded by the exons gactGTCTGATTCTGGAGAAGAGCGATATTCACCACCAGGTCTGCTCCTTCCAGGATGACTTCCAGGAGTTTGAGATGATCGATgacgaggatgaggaggatgaagaggaggtggaCCCTGACGCTCCACCCTCCCCCtccgcttcccttcctccttcccctacCCTGGGCACGCTGAAGAGCCGGCCCACCACCCTTAAcctcaccaccactctctctctctctcaggactcATTGAACAACAACAGCAGTCTTTCTCCAAAGAAGGGCAGCTGGCAGCACTCTCTACGCAAGCCCACCTCACAAG GCCGTCTGTCTCCAGCCCACTCTTGTCTGGAAGATGCGAGCCACTTGACAGGCCAGTGCCCTTCCCAAACAGCCCCCCAGGCCCCAGCGTCCCAGAGCAAAG gcTCCTTCGGTCAACACAAGTCTCACCTGGGCTCTGACGAGGTCATTAACTCCTCAGCCGACCACGAGGTCGACCACGACCTCAACAacgctgaccacaaccacaaaagtTCACGGTCCTGCATGTCCACCCAGCGACGTCCCACCGACACCTACACGGTCAATACTAAGTCAGGCCTGGACCGGGAACTGGAAAACGACCCAGACGGGACCAGCCGATGCCTGTCCTCCACTGCTCCCATTGGGGGAAATGACGGAGCTGACACCCCTCTGTCAGGTGAGGAGCTGGAGAAAGATTTTGACGTAGAGTTCATGTGTAAGGAGACCTATGACATGGCATGTAAGGAGAACCAGAGCTCAGTCTACGTTGAATTCCCCTCCATCGAGCCCTGTGAGCTGGCTTCTTTCTCCAGCTATATGCCATCAAGCCGCTCCGATGTTCTCGACCAATCCAGAAGCACTGACCAGAGCGAGCTTCCAGCTACAGCCAATGAGGGGGCCAATGACTCCACCTCTCCGTCCTCGGACCCTGGCATCGCTGACATGAACGCCAAGCGGTGCTACGCTACCTCAGACCAAGAGCATGACCTGAGCTCTCCCGGGTCAGAATCAGACATTGAgggggagctggaggcagcgTTTGCCTGCGGAGGACCCCTGGTCTCCAATATGATCTCCTCCATCTCAGAGACAGAGCTGGATATGACCAGTGATGACAGTAGTAGTGGACGCTCCTCCCACCTCACCAACTCCATCGAGGAGGCCAGCTCACCCACCTCCGATCAGGAACTGGGCCCTGACAACGAGTTAGAACAGGACAGCAGCATTGTGGGAATGAAGGTATCGCTCCTCCTTGGCCACCCAGACCCCATCAAAGTGGGCTCACCCTTACCTTCACCACTACCCTCTCCCAGCCTAGCCACCCCCCCCCCTGCTGACTCCCCCATCCTGCCCCCAGAGCCATATGATGACGGCCAGGCTCTGATGGGCCTACAGAGTGTAGATGATTATGATGAATTTCCCTATGAGCACCAGCCTGACCCAGATGAGGCCCTGCCCCCACCCCCGCGCTGTGAGGACAGAATCTCCAAACAGATGGTACTCCAGATAGAACCCGACCACAGCCTGGAGAGCTTCAAACGCTCCTTCTACCTGCCAGTGGGACCCAGACTTATACCCACTCACGCTGACGACTACGACGGTAACAGTGAGGGAGAGTCCGAGTCGGAGAGCGAGGACGAGCTGAGCGAGAATTCAGACTCACCCTGGTTGCTTAACAACCTGGTGAACAAGATGATCTTGGAGGGGTCTTATCCAATTAGCTGTCCCGAGGACTGTTTCAAGAGGTCAGTGTCCGTCTCGGACACCATCTCACCCTCCTCAGACATCGAGCCAGACACGTTCACCGACGCTGCGGGtgaaaaaattctgaaatctgggACGAAGGAATCGAAGGATAAAAAAGGGAAGGGTCTGAGGAaggagtggaaggagagagagaagatggagaagagtGCAGAGCTGCCCAAATGGAATACAGGGAAAGCCAACGATCGATTTGGCCCCTGTCTGTACAAGAGCAATCCCACAGCTGACACCATCAGACCGGTGATCGTGGAGCGTTATGGCAACAGGGTATCCACAGACAACAATCACACTCACGCTGAGAAAGAAATCACCAGCCCTAAATCAGGCAAAAACACCAAGAGGAAGGATGAaaaagaggatgatgatgatactGTGGAGCCCGATAACGACCTGATGATGCTGGAGGACAGGAAGGAGCTGGACCCTCCCAGTCTGAGTGAGAGCGTGGCGATTGACAAGGACGAGGGCCGCGAGACAGAGGCCAAGCCCACCGGACGTTCTACGGCCTCCCTGGAACGCATCACCACGGTCAAACACAGCATGACCCTGGACATCCCCACAGCCCAGACCAACCGATGCTTCAGCCTCACCTACTCCACTGACAACGATGAGGAAGAGGGAGACTCCTCCCCGTTCCTGAGCTGCCTGAGGAAGCAGTCAGCCTACGGTGGCAGCCACCAGTACCTGGATAGCTCTCCGCCCATCGACGAGAGCGTTCGAGACCTCACCCTGTTGGAGCAGGAAGGCACCCTGTGTGAGAGAGACCCTCTGCGGTCCCAGCCGGATGACGACGGTCTGGCATACGACTCTATGAAGTACACTCTGGTGGTGGATGAGAACACTACACTGGAGCTGGTCAGCCTCAGGAG ATGTACCTCTGTGCTGAGTGATGACAGTGAGCTGTCTACACTGTGTGATGATGACCCTCTGGGGATGGGGGAGGTGGGGTACTTCCGGGGGAACGGAGGGGTGCGGCCAGAACTCCTCAGCTCGTCAGAAGACTCCTCACCTGAGGCTGACATGCACTTCTCCAAGAAGTTCCTCAACGTGTTTGTCAACAGCACCTCACGATCCTCTA GTACAGAGTCATTTGGGCTGTTCTCCTGTACCATCaacggagaggagagggaccAGACACACAGGGCTGTATACAG GTTTATCCCTAGACATGTTGATGAGTTGGAGCTGGATGTGGACGACCCTCTGTAtgtcgaggaggaggaggatgactaCTGGTACAGAGGCTACAACATGCGGACGGGAGAGATGGGGATATTCCCTGCCTTCTATGCCCATGAGGTCATAGGGCAGTTCAAGGAGATAATGG GAGTGAAGAGGAACCCAGCCTGGATGGACAGTTTCAGCGTTCAGTTCCTGGGTTCTGTGGAGGTGCCTTATCACCAAGGCAATGGTATCCTCTGTGCCGCCATGCAGAAG ATTGCGATAGCGCGGAAGCGGACGGTCCATGTGAGACCCCCCTCTCTGTGTGAGCTGGAGATTAGTTTACAAGGGGTTAAACTGGTGATGAGCCTGGAGGACGAATATGACACTTTGGATgag tttgACAGATGTAGTCACTTCTTCCAGATGAAGAACATCTCTTTCTGTGGATGCCATCCCAAAAACAATTG CTACTTTGGCTTCATTACTAAACACCCCATGCTGAACAGGTTCGCCTGCCACGTCTTTGTCTCCCAGGAGTCAATGCGGCGTGTGGCCGAGAGTGTTGG ACGGGCTTTCCAGGAGTATTACCAGGAGCACCTGGAGTACGCCTGCCCCACCGAAGACATCTACCTGGAGTAG